The Cellulomonas oligotrophica sequence TTCCACTGACCCACGCCCTCACGAGACGGAGCACCGCCATGACCCTCGTCGACGCACCACCCCCCACCCGTACCGGACCGCGCGAGCGGCTCGTCGTCGTCGGGCCCGCCGTGCCCGGGAGCGAGACCGTCCTCACCGGGCCCGCGCTGGACTTCCTCACCGACCTGCACGCCCGGTTCGCCGGCCGCCGGCAGGAGCTGCTCACGGCCCGGCAGCGCCGCCGCGACCGGTTCGCCAACGGTGCCGACCCCGGCTTCCTGCCGATCACCGCGCACCTGCGCGCCGACCCGACGTGGCGCGTCGCGGGCCCCGGCCCCGGCCTGGAGCACCGTCGCGTCGAGATCACCGGCCCCACCGACCGCAAGACCACCGTCAACGCGCTCAACTCCGGCGCGCACGTGTGGCTGGCGGACCACGAGGACGCCATGAGCCCCACCTGGGGCAACGTCGTCTCCGGGCAGGTCAACCTGCACGACGCGATCCGCGGCCAGGTCGACTTCACCAGCCCCGAGGGCAAGGAGTACCGCGTCGGCGCCACCACCCCGACGATCGTGTTCCGCCCCCGCGGCTGGCACCTGACCGAGAAGCACGTGCGGTTCACCGACCGCGCCGGCCAGGAGTGCTCGTCGTCCGCGAGCCTCGTCGACGCCGGGCTGTACCTGTTCACCAACGCCCGGGCGCTCGTCGACTCCGGCCGCGGCCCGTACCTGTACCTGCCCAAGATCGAGGGGCACCTGGAGGCGCGGCTGTGGGACGAGGTGTTCCGCTTCACCGAGGCGTACCTCGGCCTGCCGTACGGCACGATCCGCGCGACCGTCCTCATCGAGACGATCACGGCCGCGTTCGAGATGGAGGAGATCCTCTACGAGCTGCGCGACCACTGCGCGGGCCTGAACGCCGGCCGCTGGGACTACGTGTTCAGCGTCATCAAGACGTTCCGGGCCCGCGGCACGCGGTTCGTGCTGCCCGACCGGGCGCGGGTGACGATGACGGTGCCGTTCATGCGCGCCTACACCGACCTGCTCGTCGCGACGTGCCACCGCCGGGGTGCGCAGGCGATCGGCGGCATGAGCGCCTTCATCCCGGACCGCCGCGACCCCGAGGTCACCACGCGGGCGCTCGCGCAGGTCCGCGCCGACAAGGAGCGCGAGGCCGGGCAGGGGTTCGACGGCACGTGGGTCGCGCACCCCGACCTCGTCCCCGTCGCCCGGGCGGTGTTCGACGACGCGCTCGGCGACCGGCCCGACCAGCGCGACCGGCTCCGCGAGGACGTCGCGGTCACCGCCGCCGACCTGCTCGACGTCGCGTCCGCGGGCGGCGGCGAGCCCGGGGCGGTCACCGACGGTGGCGTCCGCACGAACGTGTCGGTGGCGCTGCGGTACCTCGAGGCGTGGCTGCGCGGCACCGGCGCCGTCGCGATCGACCACCTGATGGAGGACGCGGCCACCGCCGAGATCTCCCGCTCGCAGCTGTGGCAGTGGGTGCACCAGGGCGTCACGACCGCCGAGGGCACGCACCTGGACGCGGCCGCCGTCGAGGCGGTGCTCGCCGACGTCCTCGACGGGCTGCCCCGCACGCCGGGCGACCGGTACGACGACGCCGCGGCGCTGCTGCGGGAGGTCGCGCTCGGCGAGGACTTCCCGACGTTCCTCACGGTCCCCGCGTACACCCGGCACCTGGTCACGCGCACCTGACCGGGACCGGCTCGCACGTCACCGGCCCGTCGCCGTCCCGTCGCCCGGCCGTCACCCCTGACGGCCGGGCGACGACGCGCACCGACCCTAGGCTCGCGCGGTGACCTCGCCCGCGCTCGCCCGCCGCCTCGGCCTGACCGACGCGGTCGTCGTCGGCCTGTCCGCCATGCTCGGTGCCGGGGTGTTCGCCGTGTGGGCGCCCGCCGCGCAGGCCGCCGGTGCCGGGCTGCTGGTCGGCCTCGTCGTCGCCGCCGTCGTCGCGTACGCCAACGCCACCGCGACCGCCCAGCTCGCCGCGGTGCACCCCGTCGCGGGCGGTACCTACGCCTACGGGCGTGCCGAGCTCGGGCCGTGGTGGGGGTTCGTCGCCGGATGGGGCTTCGTGATCGGCAAGACCGCGAGCTGCGCGGCCATGGCCATGACGTTCGCCGCCTACGCCGTGCCCGAGCCGTGGCAGCGCCCCGCCGCGGCGGCCGCGGTCGTCGCGCTCGTGGCCGTCGACCTCGCCGGCGTCACCCGCACCGCCCGCGTCGCCCGGGTGCTGGTCGCGCTCGTGCTCGTCGCCCTCGCCGTCGTGGTCGTGGCCGGCGCGGCGGGCGGCGCGTGGGACGTCGGCGGCCTGGCCGGCGGCGCTGCGACCGGCGGGGCGTACGGCGTGCTCCAGTCCGCCGGCCTGCTGTTCTTCGCGTTCGCCGGCTACGCGCGCATCGCCACCCTCGGCGAGGAGGTCGTCGACCCCGCCCGCACCATCCCGTGCGCGATCACCGTGGCGCTCGGCACCGTGATGGTCGTCTACGTGCTGCTCGCCGTCACGGTCCTCGGCGTGCTCGGCGCCGAGGGGGTCGCCGCGTCGTCCGCACCCGTGGCCGACGCCGTCGCCGCGACCGGGTGGACGTGGGCCGGCCCGCTCGTGCGCGTCGGGGCCGCAGCCGCGTCCCTCGGCGCCCTGCTGGCCCTGCTCGCGGGCGTCGGACGCACGTCGCTGGCCATGGCGCGCGAGCACGACCTGCCCGGGGCGCTCGCGGCCGTGCACCCGGTGCGGCAGGTCCCGCACCGGGCCACGCTCGTCGTCGGCGCCGTCGTCCTGGCGCTCGTGCTGACCGTGGACCTGCGCGGGGTCATCGGCTTCTCGTCGTTCGGGGTGCTCGTGTACTACGCGGTCGCCAACCTCGCCGCGTCCCGGCAGCGCGGCGCCGCCCGTCGCACCCCGCGCACGCTGCAGGCCGTGGGCCTCGTCGGGTGCGTCGTCCTCGTCGTCACCCTGCCCGCGCCAAGCCTGGTCGTGGGGGCTGCGGTGCTGGTCACGGGCGTGCTGGGCCGGGCCGCCCGGCTGCACCTCGCCCGCTGACCGGCTCGCTGAGCATGCGCCGCAGATCCGCGCGAAAA is a genomic window containing:
- a CDS encoding APC family permease, with protein sequence MTSPALARRLGLTDAVVVGLSAMLGAGVFAVWAPAAQAAGAGLLVGLVVAAVVAYANATATAQLAAVHPVAGGTYAYGRAELGPWWGFVAGWGFVIGKTASCAAMAMTFAAYAVPEPWQRPAAAAAVVALVAVDLAGVTRTARVARVLVALVLVALAVVVVAGAAGGAWDVGGLAGGAATGGAYGVLQSAGLLFFAFAGYARIATLGEEVVDPARTIPCAITVALGTVMVVYVLLAVTVLGVLGAEGVAASSAPVADAVAATGWTWAGPLVRVGAAAASLGALLALLAGVGRTSLAMAREHDLPGALAAVHPVRQVPHRATLVVGAVVLALVLTVDLRGVIGFSSFGVLVYYAVANLAASRQRGAARRTPRTLQAVGLVGCVVLVVTLPAPSLVVGAAVLVTGVLGRAARLHLAR
- the aceB gene encoding malate synthase A yields the protein MTLVDAPPPTRTGPRERLVVVGPAVPGSETVLTGPALDFLTDLHARFAGRRQELLTARQRRRDRFANGADPGFLPITAHLRADPTWRVAGPGPGLEHRRVEITGPTDRKTTVNALNSGAHVWLADHEDAMSPTWGNVVSGQVNLHDAIRGQVDFTSPEGKEYRVGATTPTIVFRPRGWHLTEKHVRFTDRAGQECSSSASLVDAGLYLFTNARALVDSGRGPYLYLPKIEGHLEARLWDEVFRFTEAYLGLPYGTIRATVLIETITAAFEMEEILYELRDHCAGLNAGRWDYVFSVIKTFRARGTRFVLPDRARVTMTVPFMRAYTDLLVATCHRRGAQAIGGMSAFIPDRRDPEVTTRALAQVRADKEREAGQGFDGTWVAHPDLVPVARAVFDDALGDRPDQRDRLREDVAVTAADLLDVASAGGGEPGAVTDGGVRTNVSVALRYLEAWLRGTGAVAIDHLMEDAATAEISRSQLWQWVHQGVTTAEGTHLDAAAVEAVLADVLDGLPRTPGDRYDDAAALLREVALGEDFPTFLTVPAYTRHLVTRT